A region from the Desulfitobacterium dehalogenans ATCC 51507 genome encodes:
- a CDS encoding sensor histidine kinase → MKISDNGKLFILFLFIPIVVFPILFGALNQEFMKRSSPMAEKGILDLSAWDFSDDGIIELNGEWEFYWGQLLSPDDFKHSNYPAMTGYLNVLSDWIGNLDQTQLAAMGSGTYRLLVKNVPSEEVLAIKKSNIRTSSAVFVNGEKIIQDGRPALLENEYLFSNIPRVGFFDLHSSDIEILVQVSNYDYMYGGIVAPLLLGETQDILELSNRRSMVELIIVGIIFTIGWICFLSYFFLFRHKKNKMFMSMAVFCFFHALTNSMYGERTLLFLFPHIPFDAAYKLLQLSLIITIMSLAVFLKQLDKNFIPIKVYHIILGLYALFAVALLLLPLSIYAYLCILVGIIELIIYIGIFIRAVYIYNIVKENEQERTKFGFLACALGVLSLYVVNLAFFSFGLIEDMFFGFMLSLILALKLMVYLAVQLSDLYVKNREISLKLALQEKENIEKEYAFLRSQIKPHFLYNALNTIISYCYSDSHKAGELLRSFSNYLRGSFDFEHSNGLISIEQEMMMVYGYVDIQKARFGDKVEVLFDIDPKLLQCQVPALSIQPLVENAIRHGIIKKEAGGTVQIKISKKSSHIMIQVSDDGIGIHNQRRMQILNHGKGDTGKESLGGVGLYSVQKRLKHSLGSILKIESTEGMGTKVYFEIDESE, encoded by the coding sequence ATGAAAATCTCAGATAATGGCAAGTTGTTCATCCTCTTTCTTTTTATTCCTATTGTTGTTTTTCCAATTTTATTTGGTGCTTTAAATCAAGAATTTATGAAAAGGTCTTCTCCTATGGCCGAGAAGGGAATTCTTGATCTTTCGGCTTGGGATTTTTCGGATGATGGAATCATTGAACTCAATGGGGAATGGGAATTTTATTGGGGGCAGTTGCTTTCTCCCGATGATTTTAAACATTCCAACTATCCTGCCATGACCGGGTATTTGAATGTTTTGTCCGATTGGATAGGAAATCTGGATCAAACCCAATTAGCCGCAATGGGATCAGGAACCTATCGTCTATTAGTGAAAAATGTACCAAGTGAGGAAGTCCTCGCTATCAAAAAATCGAATATCAGAACGTCAAGCGCCGTATTCGTCAATGGAGAAAAAATAATACAAGATGGCCGGCCTGCCCTCTTAGAAAACGAGTATCTCTTTAGTAATATTCCTCGCGTGGGGTTCTTTGATCTGCACTCCTCGGATATTGAAATCCTCGTACAAGTGTCTAATTATGACTATATGTATGGAGGGATTGTTGCCCCCCTTCTCTTAGGGGAAACTCAGGATATTTTAGAGCTGAGCAACCGTAGGTCCATGGTAGAATTGATTATAGTAGGGATCATTTTTACAATCGGATGGATCTGTTTTCTATCCTACTTCTTTCTTTTTAGGCATAAAAAAAATAAAATGTTTATGAGTATGGCTGTATTTTGTTTTTTTCACGCATTGACCAATTCCATGTATGGGGAAAGAACTCTTTTATTTTTATTTCCCCACATCCCCTTTGATGCCGCCTATAAACTCCTTCAGCTTTCGCTGATTATAACCATTATGAGTTTGGCTGTGTTTCTTAAACAGCTGGATAAAAATTTTATTCCGATAAAAGTTTATCATATAATTTTAGGACTGTATGCTCTATTCGCCGTGGCCCTACTTCTTCTTCCTTTAAGCATATACGCTTATCTTTGTATCCTCGTCGGCATAATCGAGCTTATTATTTATATTGGAATATTCATAAGAGCGGTCTATATCTATAACATAGTAAAGGAGAATGAACAGGAAAGGACTAAATTTGGCTTCTTGGCTTGTGCCTTAGGGGTACTCAGTTTATACGTGGTGAATCTGGCATTTTTCAGCTTCGGATTAATAGAGGATATGTTTTTCGGGTTTATGCTTAGTTTGATTCTTGCACTCAAGTTAATGGTCTATTTAGCTGTCCAACTATCCGATCTCTATGTGAAGAATAGGGAGATATCTTTAAAATTAGCACTGCAAGAGAAAGAAAATATCGAAAAAGAGTATGCTTTCCTGCGTTCCCAGATTAAGCCCCATTTTCTTTATAATGCCTTAAACACCATCATCTCGTATTGTTATTCGGATAGCCATAAGGCGGGAGAGCTTTTAAGAAGCTTTAGCAATTATCTTCGGGGATCTTTTGATTTTGAGCATTCCAATGGCCTTATAAGCATTGAGCAAGAAATGATGATGGTTTATGGGTATGTGGATATCCAAAAGGCACGTTTTGGAGACAAAGTGGAAGTCCTCTTCGATATCGACCCTAAGCTGCTGCAATGTCAGGTTCCGGCTCTTTCCATACAGCCTTTGGTGGAGAACGCTATAAGACATGGCATAATCAAAAAAGAAGCAGGGGGAACCGTCCAAATCAAAATCAGTAAGAAATCAAGTCACATTATGATCCAGGTATCCGATGATGGTATAGGGATTCACAATCAGCGGAGAATGCAAATCCTTAATCATGGAAAAGGAGACACAGGTAAAGAGTCTTTAGGAGGGGTCGGTCTGTATAGTGTTCAAAAACGGTTGAAACATTCCTTGGGCAGTATCTTAAAGATTGAGAGTACCGAAGGTATGGGCACAAAGGTTTATTTTGAAATTGACGAGAGTGAGTAA
- the hemW gene encoding radical SAM family heme chaperone HemW: protein MPSLYVHVPFCVKKCNYCAFYSEPLQRSKVEGYLTSLNREADLRQQKVQEGMSTLFIGGGTPTALNEEELDTLLSIINSNFKFKDSAEKTMEANPGTLTTEKLQTLRKQGINRVSLGVQSLNDDLLRQIGRIHRSEEVKDAVRLIREAGFKNLNLDLMFGLPGQNLADWRDTLEETLRIRPEHISVYGLMVEEGTPIALNKELIANLPDDDTQAELYHLTREILGKAGYQHYEISNYALPGYECQHNLGYWRRMEYLGIGPGAVSCLKNRRFKNFEDIFLYEKMLSKWELPVDSKENEFLSKREQMVELLILGLRLKDGINLPQFKNEYGADLFELYPAVLERYLKAGVLRIEDGSLLLKPEYWFVANGVLQEFV from the coding sequence ATGCCTTCTCTTTATGTCCATGTTCCTTTTTGTGTGAAGAAATGCAATTATTGTGCTTTTTATTCGGAACCTTTGCAACGATCTAAGGTTGAGGGTTATTTGACAAGCTTAAACCGCGAGGCTGACTTAAGGCAACAGAAGGTTCAAGAGGGGATGTCTACCCTTTTTATTGGGGGCGGGACTCCTACGGCTTTAAATGAGGAGGAATTAGATACTCTCTTAAGTATCATCAACAGTAATTTTAAGTTTAAAGATTCGGCGGAAAAAACAATGGAGGCCAATCCGGGTACCCTGACGACTGAGAAGCTCCAGACGCTCCGCAAACAAGGTATCAATAGAGTGTCTTTAGGTGTTCAATCCCTAAATGATGACTTATTGAGACAGATCGGCAGAATCCATCGATCCGAAGAGGTTAAGGATGCGGTACGCTTGATCAGGGAGGCGGGCTTTAAGAACCTTAATCTGGATTTGATGTTCGGGTTGCCAGGGCAGAACCTGGCGGACTGGCGGGATACTTTGGAAGAGACTCTTAGGATCCGGCCTGAGCATATTTCTGTTTATGGACTAATGGTCGAAGAGGGTACGCCTATTGCCCTAAATAAAGAGCTGATTGCTAATCTTCCTGATGATGATACCCAAGCCGAGTTGTACCACTTGACTAGAGAGATTCTGGGCAAGGCGGGATACCAACATTACGAAATTTCTAATTATGCACTTCCAGGCTATGAATGTCAGCATAATCTTGGCTACTGGCGAAGGATGGAGTATTTAGGGATAGGGCCAGGTGCCGTATCTTGTCTAAAAAACCGCCGTTTTAAAAACTTTGAAGATATTTTTTTATATGAGAAAATGCTATCCAAATGGGAACTTCCGGTGGATAGTAAAGAGAATGAATTTCTTTCAAAACGTGAGCAAATGGTAGAACTTTTAATACTGGGTCTGCGTCTTAAAGATGGGATTAATTTGCCTCAGTTCAAAAATGAATATGGTGCAGATCTTTTTGAGCTCTATCCTGCTGTTCTGGAGCGTTACCTTAAGGCTGGTGTCTTAAGGATCGAAGACGGCTCCCTTCTCTTAAAACCAGAGTATTGGTTTGTCGCTAATGGAGTGTTGCAAGAATTTGTGTGA
- the lepA gene encoding translation elongation factor 4, with protein sequence MAQASQRIRNFSIIAHIDHGKSTLADRLIEYTGALSKREMEAQVLDNMDLERERGITIKLQTVRLQYPAKDGETYELNLIDTPGHVDFTYEVSRSLAACEGALLIVDAAQGIEAQTLANVYLALENNLEIIPVINKIDLPSAEPERVKQEIEDVIGLDAGEAILASAKAGIGIEDILEAVVAKVPPPQGDDNAPLKALIFDSYFDAYKGAISYVRVMEGRVAKGTQIKMMSSGKVFDVTEVGMFTPALRIVNEIKAGQVGYIAASIKNVRDTQVGDTITDAENPALYPLPGYRKATPMVFCGLYPVDSSDYGRLKDALEKLHLNDSSLVFEPETSSALGFGYRCGFLGLLHMDVIQERLEREYDLNLITTAPSVVYKVYKTDGEVLNIDNPSNLPKVDEIETIEEPIVKANIMVPSDFVGAIMELNQEKRGNFLNMDYLSANRVSLIYELPLSEIVYDYFDQLKSRTKGYASLDYELAGYKAASLVKLDVLLNGELVDALSFIVHKEKSYARGRRLVEKLREIIPRQMFEVPIQAVIGQKVVARETVKAMRKDVLAKCYGGDISRKRKLLEKQKEGKKRMKQVGSVEIPQDAFMAVLKIDD encoded by the coding sequence TTGGCACAGGCCTCACAACGTATACGCAACTTTTCAATCATTGCTCATATTGACCATGGAAAATCCACACTTGCCGACCGTTTGATCGAATATACGGGAGCTCTCAGTAAGCGGGAAATGGAAGCCCAGGTCTTGGATAATATGGATCTGGAGCGGGAACGGGGGATTACCATTAAACTGCAGACCGTTCGTTTGCAATACCCAGCTAAGGATGGAGAAACCTATGAATTGAATTTGATTGATACGCCGGGTCATGTTGACTTCACTTATGAAGTATCCCGTAGTTTGGCAGCCTGTGAAGGAGCCTTATTGATTGTGGACGCTGCTCAAGGGATTGAAGCTCAGACCTTAGCCAATGTCTATTTGGCCTTGGAAAACAATCTGGAGATTATTCCTGTCATTAATAAGATAGATCTACCCAGTGCCGAACCGGAGCGGGTTAAGCAGGAGATCGAGGATGTTATTGGCTTAGATGCCGGTGAAGCCATCCTGGCTTCTGCCAAAGCCGGAATTGGAATTGAAGATATCCTGGAAGCCGTCGTCGCCAAGGTTCCACCGCCCCAAGGGGATGATAATGCACCTTTAAAGGCTTTGATTTTTGACTCGTATTTCGACGCTTATAAAGGAGCCATTTCCTATGTCCGAGTCATGGAAGGTCGTGTGGCTAAAGGAACCCAGATTAAGATGATGTCTTCAGGGAAAGTTTTTGATGTTACAGAAGTAGGGATGTTTACCCCGGCCTTAAGGATCGTTAATGAAATTAAAGCGGGTCAAGTAGGCTATATTGCTGCTAGTATCAAGAACGTAAGAGATACCCAGGTGGGGGATACCATTACCGATGCGGAAAATCCGGCACTTTATCCTCTGCCGGGGTATCGCAAGGCTACACCCATGGTCTTCTGTGGTCTTTATCCTGTGGATTCCAGTGACTATGGTCGGTTGAAGGACGCTTTGGAGAAGCTACACCTCAATGATTCCAGCTTAGTCTTTGAGCCGGAGACCTCCAGCGCTCTGGGTTTCGGTTACCGTTGCGGCTTCTTGGGACTTTTGCATATGGATGTCATTCAGGAGCGTTTGGAGCGGGAATACGATTTGAATTTGATCACAACTGCACCCAGTGTGGTCTATAAAGTGTATAAAACCGACGGAGAGGTTTTAAATATTGATAATCCCTCCAACCTTCCTAAAGTCGATGAGATAGAGACCATTGAAGAGCCTATCGTCAAAGCAAATATTATGGTGCCTTCGGATTTTGTGGGAGCTATCATGGAGCTGAATCAGGAAAAGCGGGGTAATTTCCTCAATATGGATTATCTGTCGGCTAACAGGGTCAGCTTAATCTACGAACTTCCCTTAAGTGAGATTGTCTATGACTATTTTGATCAGCTTAAATCCCGAACCAAAGGATATGCTTCCCTGGATTATGAATTAGCCGGATACAAAGCGGCTTCCCTGGTTAAGCTGGATGTTCTCCTCAACGGTGAGCTGGTGGATGCTCTTTCTTTTATTGTTCATAAGGAAAAGTCCTATGCCCGTGGCCGTCGCTTAGTGGAAAAGTTACGGGAGATCATCCCCCGTCAGATGTTTGAGGTGCCTATTCAAGCGGTTATTGGGCAAAAGGTTGTCGCCAGAGAGACCGTCAAAGCCATGCGCAAGGATGTCCTGGCCAAGTGCTACGGAGGGGACATCTCCCGTAAGCGGAAGCTCCTGGAGAAGCAAAAAGAAGGTAAAAAGCGCATGAAACAAGTGGGAAGCGTTGAGATTCCCCAGGACGCCTTTATGGCAGTGCTGAAGATCGACGACTAG
- a CDS encoding flavocytochrome c, which translates to MKKISVLILALLMVVGPITGCSTESATNETPGTSTLVVQDKSADIVVIGAGGAGMTAAIQAVQDGAKNVVLVEKMPITGGNSVRSTGGLNAAPTKYQERDGIEDSIELFVEDTMKGGHNLNDEALVRTLAEHSAAAVDWVNEIGGDLSVVGMFGGASVKRIHRPSDTSAVGPMLVTTLNNKVKELGIPILLNTKAEEILVDVNGAVTGVKVTGEEGTYTINAKAVVLATGGFGANADMVTKYKSSLKGFATTNHKGATGDGIVMAEKIGADFVDMDQIQTHPTVNPTDQTMYTEGVRGNGAILVNKEGKRFINELETRDVVSEAILKQTGGQAYLLFDQEVRESLKAIESYIKGGIIFEADTIEGLAEQIGVDPANLKETMEKYAGYQASGSDPDFGRASMEFPLTQSKYYAGLCAPAIHHTMGGVKINTEAQVLNTEGNPIPGLFAGGEITGGVHGGNRLGGNAVADIVIFGRIAGSGAHAYVMENGGITEPTIQAAAKPAEAKPEVEANYKDGTYTGVGQGKGGEIKVEVVVKDGQVIKVTLKEHAETPGIFENAEEGVVGEIIRKQVTEVDVVGGATMTSKGIMEAVAQALEGAK; encoded by the coding sequence ATGAAAAAGATTAGCGTGTTGATTCTTGCCCTTTTAATGGTCGTTGGTCCTATCACAGGCTGTAGCACGGAATCTGCAACCAATGAAACTCCTGGAACGAGTACACTTGTCGTACAAGACAAAAGTGCGGATATCGTAGTTATCGGTGCCGGCGGAGCAGGAATGACTGCAGCTATTCAAGCGGTACAAGATGGTGCGAAGAATGTGGTTCTTGTGGAAAAGATGCCCATTACAGGCGGAAACAGTGTTCGTTCCACAGGTGGTTTAAATGCAGCTCCTACTAAGTATCAAGAAAGAGATGGGATTGAAGACTCCATCGAGCTTTTTGTGGAGGATACCATGAAGGGCGGACATAACCTCAATGATGAAGCACTGGTTAGAACTCTGGCTGAACACTCTGCCGCTGCGGTAGACTGGGTCAATGAAATCGGCGGCGATTTAAGCGTGGTCGGTATGTTTGGCGGAGCCAGTGTAAAACGGATTCACCGTCCCTCAGATACAAGTGCTGTTGGTCCTATGCTCGTTACTACCTTAAACAATAAAGTTAAAGAGCTAGGCATTCCCATTCTCCTTAATACCAAAGCCGAAGAAATTCTTGTCGATGTTAATGGAGCAGTAACCGGAGTTAAAGTAACAGGTGAAGAAGGAACCTATACCATTAATGCCAAAGCTGTGGTTTTGGCTACCGGTGGTTTCGGAGCCAATGCAGATATGGTGACCAAGTACAAATCGTCCCTGAAAGGTTTTGCAACAACCAATCATAAAGGGGCTACAGGGGACGGAATCGTCATGGCCGAAAAAATCGGTGCTGATTTCGTCGATATGGATCAAATTCAAACCCATCCCACTGTAAATCCTACTGACCAAACCATGTACACTGAAGGTGTTCGTGGTAATGGGGCAATTCTCGTGAATAAAGAAGGAAAGCGCTTCATCAATGAATTAGAAACTCGTGATGTGGTTTCAGAAGCCATCTTGAAACAAACGGGTGGTCAAGCTTATCTATTATTCGATCAAGAAGTCCGTGAAAGCTTAAAAGCTATCGAATCCTATATCAAGGGTGGAATCATTTTTGAAGCCGATACTATTGAAGGTCTGGCTGAACAAATCGGTGTCGACCCAGCTAATTTGAAAGAAACCATGGAAAAGTACGCCGGATATCAAGCATCTGGCAGCGACCCGGATTTTGGACGGGCTAGTATGGAGTTCCCTCTTACCCAATCTAAATACTATGCCGGATTATGTGCTCCTGCAATTCACCATACTATGGGTGGGGTGAAGATCAATACAGAGGCTCAAGTACTCAACACAGAGGGCAATCCCATTCCGGGACTCTTTGCCGGTGGTGAAATTACCGGTGGGGTTCATGGTGGAAACCGTCTTGGTGGCAATGCGGTTGCCGATATTGTAATCTTTGGTCGTATCGCCGGATCTGGTGCTCATGCTTATGTGATGGAGAACGGTGGAATCACTGAACCCACTATCCAAGCTGCTGCTAAACCTGCTGAGGCGAAACCGGAAGTCGAAGCTAACTACAAAGACGGCACCTACACTGGTGTTGGCCAAGGTAAAGGTGGCGAGATTAAGGTAGAAGTCGTGGTTAAAGACGGTCAAGTTATTAAAGTAACGCTGAAGGAGCATGCCGAAACCCCCGGTATATTCGAGAACGCTGAAGAGGGCGTGGTTGGTGAAATCATCAGAAAGCAAGTCACTGAAGTGGATGTCGTCGGTGGTGCCACTATGACCAGTAAAGGTATTATGGAAGCTGTAGCCCAAGCTTTAGAAGGAGCAAAATAA
- a CDS encoding response regulator, giving the protein MIKALIIEDDPMVAELNRLYLEQVGGFQLVASAGSAAEAMKVLKKKKVDLILLDIFMPGINGLEFLTQLRKSEIESDVIIVSASTDSQSIRKALQHGAVDYLIKPFEYERFRDALNAYKKRELLMKNKEKLSQKDLDEQIFNKEEEEIVEKKPDLPKGISRDTLKLVWDHILVTCDTSFTTEEMAQRVGISRVSMSKYISFLRGQEVLNTEISYGAVGRPVNYHRINQLKVKDFKQYLKEIQ; this is encoded by the coding sequence ATGATTAAAGCACTAATTATAGAAGATGACCCGATGGTCGCTGAACTCAATCGTCTTTATCTGGAACAAGTCGGAGGATTTCAACTGGTTGCTAGTGCTGGATCGGCAGCTGAAGCTATGAAGGTGTTAAAAAAGAAAAAGGTTGATTTAATTCTTCTCGATATTTTTATGCCCGGCATTAATGGTCTGGAATTTCTCACTCAACTTCGAAAAAGCGAGATAGAATCTGATGTCATTATTGTGTCAGCATCCACGGATAGCCAAAGCATTCGCAAGGCTCTTCAGCATGGCGCGGTGGATTATCTAATTAAGCCTTTTGAGTATGAGCGTTTTCGGGATGCACTTAATGCTTACAAAAAAAGAGAACTGCTTATGAAAAACAAGGAAAAGCTCAGCCAAAAGGATCTGGATGAGCAGATTTTTAATAAGGAAGAGGAAGAGATTGTCGAGAAAAAACCTGATCTGCCAAAGGGCATTAGCCGAGACACCTTAAAATTGGTCTGGGATCATATCCTGGTAACTTGTGATACATCCTTCACCACAGAGGAAATGGCTCAGAGGGTAGGAATTTCTCGCGTTTCCATGAGTAAATATATAAGCTTTTTACGCGGGCAAGAGGTTTTGAATACAGAGATCAGTTATGGAGCTGTAGGTAGGCCGGTTAATTATCATCGAATCAATCAGTTGAAAGTAAAGGACTTCAAACAGTATTTAAAAGAAATTCAGTAG
- the dcuS gene encoding DcuS/MalK family sensor histidine kinase translates to MKKPRNYLSLEKTILILICLVVALSLLVTNVLVSEEVATVTEKNIASRAVNISRIVAHSPIVIEGLGDRRDKSEIQTYASELMDLTKVNFIVVMDMEGIRVSHPNINELGKPFMGGDEGAVLQGKEHISTAEGTLGLSMRAFSPVFDEEGKQVGAVAVGILMNTVEEAVKESRSKTYFGMGLGLIVGILGAIFLAKRIKKIMFGLEPFEIARILQERSAMLESVREGIVAIDAEGEVTLTNAEATRLMSLAGIGDVKEVDMEMIPNPVFKHVLDKGEPVLDLEYDVRGVTLLTNTVPLKVNGEIVGAVSTFRDKTEIKQLGEELSGVKIYAEALRAQAHEFMNKIHVILGLVHMKNYDQLGPYVSQIANQYQTKGGPIVRNIRDPILAGFIQAKMSYARENGGELVLDEESYCPQAKDSSMVHDLVTIIGNLLTNSFEAVKEKDYKEVELSLIYSEGELVIRVSDQGSGIPTPVMKDIFVKGYSTKSNGRGFGLFLVQKSVEQRKGRIHIDSGDNKGTTFKIFLPYDPLEETL, encoded by the coding sequence ATGAAAAAACCTAGGAATTATCTCAGCCTGGAAAAAACAATACTAATATTAATCTGCTTAGTGGTGGCTTTATCTTTATTGGTTACGAATGTTTTGGTAAGCGAAGAAGTAGCCACCGTTACGGAGAAAAATATTGCCAGTCGGGCAGTGAATATATCCCGGATCGTGGCCCATTCACCTATCGTTATTGAAGGCCTCGGTGATCGGCGGGATAAAAGCGAGATTCAAACCTATGCCAGTGAATTGATGGACTTGACTAAAGTAAATTTCATTGTGGTCATGGACATGGAAGGTATTCGTGTATCCCATCCCAATATTAATGAACTGGGAAAACCATTTATGGGAGGAGATGAAGGAGCGGTTCTGCAGGGCAAGGAACATATTTCCACAGCTGAAGGAACCTTAGGTTTGTCCATGCGGGCCTTCTCTCCCGTTTTTGATGAAGAGGGTAAGCAAGTGGGCGCCGTCGCTGTGGGTATTCTTATGAATACTGTTGAAGAGGCTGTGAAAGAAAGCCGGTCAAAAACATATTTCGGTATGGGCTTAGGGCTTATTGTGGGAATCCTGGGGGCGATCTTTTTGGCCAAGCGCATCAAGAAAATTATGTTTGGGCTGGAACCCTTTGAGATCGCTCGGATTCTTCAGGAACGGAGCGCTATGCTGGAGTCGGTGAGAGAAGGGATCGTAGCTATCGATGCTGAGGGAGAGGTCACGTTAACCAACGCTGAAGCGACGCGCCTCATGAGCCTGGCAGGAATCGGTGATGTAAAAGAAGTTGATATGGAGATGATTCCTAATCCAGTATTTAAACACGTCCTTGATAAGGGTGAGCCGGTGCTGGATTTAGAATATGATGTTCGGGGAGTTACTCTTCTTACTAATACGGTGCCTTTAAAAGTGAATGGGGAAATTGTGGGTGCTGTCTCAACCTTTCGGGACAAAACAGAAATTAAGCAATTAGGGGAAGAGCTATCCGGGGTAAAGATTTATGCGGAGGCATTAAGAGCTCAGGCCCATGAATTTATGAATAAAATCCATGTGATTCTGGGTTTGGTTCATATGAAGAATTATGATCAATTAGGACCTTATGTAAGTCAGATCGCCAATCAATATCAAACCAAGGGCGGACCAATTGTCCGTAATATCCGAGATCCTATCCTTGCAGGGTTTATCCAAGCTAAAATGAGTTATGCCCGGGAAAATGGCGGTGAACTGGTGCTCGACGAAGAGAGTTATTGTCCCCAGGCCAAAGATTCATCCATGGTTCATGACCTGGTAACTATTATCGGAAATCTTTTAACCAATTCCTTTGAGGCCGTAAAAGAGAAAGATTATAAAGAGGTAGAGCTCAGCCTTATATACAGTGAAGGGGAATTGGTCATCCGGGTTTCTGACCAGGGATCAGGAATTCCCACTCCTGTCATGAAAGATATCTTTGTTAAAGGCTATTCTACTAAATCCAATGGCCGCGGTTTTGGATTGTTTTTGGTTCAGAAAAGTGTGGAACAACGAAAAGGGCGAATTCATATTGATTCAGGAGATAATAAAGGTACCACCTTTAAAATTTTCCTACCTTACGACCCTTTGGAGGAGACGCTATGA
- the murJ gene encoding murein biosynthesis integral membrane protein MurJ — protein sequence MSGTRTVAMAAGLLMLTQLASRILGFLRESLMANFYGKTGVTDAYQTAFILPDLIYWLLVGGVLSSAFIPVFSEYIHKGKEEEGWRVASSFINLILLLLSVLVIIALIFTPHFIRLQVPGFTAENQALTVLLTRIILIQPLLLALSGITMGILNSYKIFWPSALGTVLYNASVIVFGVILARPDDPESISGFAIGVVVGALLNFVVQIPALRRQGLRYYPIIDWRHPGVRKIAVLAVPIILSYSLNQIQVVVNSNLGSHLIEGSLTAVWYSYRLYQLPVGIFALAIAVAVFPTLNEHATLNKWKEFVLTSSLAVRMVIFITLPISVGMIVLRYPLIRVLFEHGAFTPVDTFATAIPLLYFAVGISAQSVIQILPRMFYALQDTWTPVIIGIISMLANVAFMFLLVKPLQSGGLAFATSLAALLNMILLLYLLRKRLKSIDGWRMLTTTLKTLLASGVMGIAVWFGGQWLTSLVGVGKFASVFVLLVGTFIGALIFAGITKIMGMEEFDQTLGLFQKRFKRG from the coding sequence ATGTCAGGTACGCGGACGGTAGCTATGGCGGCCGGACTCTTAATGCTTACACAGCTTGCTTCAAGGATTCTGGGCTTCTTAAGAGAATCCTTGATGGCGAATTTCTATGGAAAAACGGGAGTGACCGATGCTTATCAAACGGCATTTATTCTTCCGGATTTAATTTATTGGCTTTTAGTAGGCGGAGTTTTGAGCTCTGCCTTTATTCCTGTATTCTCGGAATATATCCATAAAGGAAAGGAAGAGGAAGGGTGGCGGGTAGCCAGTTCCTTCATTAATCTAATCCTCTTGCTTTTAAGTGTTTTAGTTATCATAGCCCTGATCTTTACTCCCCATTTTATTCGCTTGCAGGTACCCGGATTTACGGCGGAAAACCAAGCTCTAACGGTCCTTCTCACCCGAATTATCTTGATTCAACCCCTGCTCCTGGCTTTAAGCGGAATTACCATGGGAATCTTAAACTCCTATAAAATCTTTTGGCCCAGTGCCTTGGGTACGGTTCTATATAATGCCAGCGTCATTGTCTTCGGTGTGATTCTGGCACGACCCGATGATCCGGAATCCATCTCAGGCTTTGCTATCGGGGTCGTGGTGGGAGCCTTGCTTAACTTTGTGGTACAGATACCTGCTCTGCGCCGTCAAGGTCTTCGTTATTACCCTATCATTGATTGGCGGCATCCCGGAGTTCGCAAAATAGCGGTTCTAGCCGTTCCCATCATTCTCAGCTATTCCTTGAACCAAATCCAAGTGGTGGTAAACTCAAACTTAGGGTCCCACCTTATCGAAGGCAGCTTGACGGCAGTGTGGTACTCTTACCGTTTATACCAACTGCCGGTGGGTATTTTTGCCTTGGCTATTGCCGTAGCTGTGTTTCCAACCTTAAACGAACATGCTACACTGAATAAGTGGAAAGAATTTGTTCTGACTTCATCTCTTGCTGTGCGTATGGTAATTTTTATTACCTTACCCATTTCTGTGGGAATGATTGTTTTACGCTATCCCTTGATTCGGGTACTCTTTGAGCATGGTGCCTTTACCCCTGTAGATACTTTCGCTACGGCTATTCCTCTTTTGTACTTTGCTGTAGGGATCTCCGCTCAATCCGTGATTCAAATCCTGCCTCGGATGTTTTATGCTCTTCAGGATACCTGGACTCCGGTCATCATCGGCATTATCTCCATGTTAGCCAATGTGGCTTTCATGTTTCTCTTGGTCAAACCCCTGCAAAGCGGCGGTCTGGCTTTTGCTACTTCCTTAGCCGCCCTGCTTAATATGATCCTGCTCCTTTATCTCTTGCGCAAGCGGTTGAAATCTATCGACGGCTGGAGAATGCTCACAACCACCCTGAAGACGTTGCTGGCCTCCGGTGTGATGGGGATTGCAGTCTGGTTTGGGGGGCAGTGGCTGACCTCCCTTGTAGGAGTGGGAAAATTTGCTTCCGTCTTTGTCTTGCTGGTGGGAACCTTTATAGGCGCACTTATTTTTGCCGGTATAACAAAGATTATGGGGATGGAGGAATTTGACCAGACCCTAGGATTGTTCCAGAAACGCTTCAAGAGAGGGTAA